A window of Methanobacteriaceae archaeon contains these coding sequences:
- a CDS encoding type II toxin-antitoxin system VapC family toxin, whose protein sequence is MPDRYVLDSSVIAAIFFQEEASSRAVKAVQDQDLLTLDLALAEVGNVAWKRVTLFGEDEEIIGEALKKSVEFITTACEVIKTQELIDISFKIAVKEKVSFYDSLFLRAAEKEEVPLLTLDKRLKNTSCMVELL, encoded by the coding sequence ATGCCAGATAGGTATGTGCTGGACTCCAGTGTCATAGCCGCTATTTTTTTCCAGGAAGAAGCATCCTCCAGGGCTGTTAAGGCGGTCCAGGATCAGGATCTTCTTACTCTTGATCTGGCCCTGGCAGAGGTGGGTAATGTAGCCTGGAAAAGGGTAACCCTATTCGGTGAAGACGAAGAAATAATTGGAGAAGCCCTTAAAAAGAGCGTGGAATTTATAACCACCGCCTGTGAAGTTATAAAAACTCAGGAACTCATAGATATCTCCTTTAAGATCGCGGTCAAGGAAAAAGTAAGTTTCTACGATTCATTGTTCCTGAGAGCGGCGGAAAAAGAAGAAGTACCACTTCTCACTTTGGATAAAAGACTTAAAAACACGAGTTGCATGGTGGAATTATTATAA